The window GACGAACATCCTCCGCTCGACGCTCTTCGAGACGCTGCCCGTCGGCGTGCTCGCGGAGGACGCCGACAGAGACGTGCTGCGGGTCAACGAGCGGTTCCTCGAACTCTTCGGTATCCCCGCCGAACCGGAGGACGTGATCGGCGACGACTGCGAGGCGTTCGCAGCGCGGGTGAGCGATCTGTTCGTCGATCCCGACGGGTTCGTCTCGCGGATCGACGAACTGATCGAGGGGGGCGAGCCGGTCTGGAACGACGAACTCGTGCTCGAGGACGGTCGAGCCTTCGAGCGGAACTACCGACCGATCGAACTCCCCGACGGGGGCGGGCACCTCTGGGTGTACTACGACGTCACCGAACGCGAGGAACGGGAACGCCGCCTCGAAGCGCTGAACGAGACCGCGAGAGAGCTGATGGCGGCGGAGACCTGCGAGGAGGTGGCCGAGATCGGCGTCGACGCGGCGAAGACGATCATCGGCCTCGACGCCAACGTGGTCAACCTCTACAGGGAAGGTGAGGGGCTCGTCCCCGTCGCGGCGACCGAGACGGCGAGAGACCTCGTGGGCGAGTTGCCGACGTTCGCGGCGGGCGAGGGGATCGCCTGGCGCGTCTTCGAGAGCGGCGAGGCGAAGTCGATCGACGACGTCCAGTCCGATCCCGACGTGTACAACCCGGAGACGCCGATACGCAGCGAGATGTACGTCCCGCTCGGCGAATACGGCATCCTCATCGCCGGATCGCCGACGCGAGACGCCTTCGACGACGAGGACGTCGTGCTCAGCGAGATCCTGGGGATCAACATCGTCACGGCGCTCGAACAGGTCCAGCGGAACGAGCGGATCCGCGAGCGCGAGCGCGAACTCACCCGACAGAACGCCCGTCTCGAAGAGTTCGCCAGCGTCGTCTCCCACGACCTCCGCAATCCGCTGAACGTCGCCTCGGGCCGGCTCGACCTGGCCCGCGAGGAGTGCGACAGCGAGCAGCTCGAGTACGTCGCCGACGCCCACGACCGGATGGGCGAACTGATCGACGACCTGCTCACGCTCGCTCGCGAGCGCGACACCGACATCGAACCGACGCCGATCGCGCTGGACTCGTTCGTCCGCGCCTGCTGGCGGAACGTCGACACGGGCGACGCCGAGTTCACGCTCGACGTCGAGGGGGCGATCAGCGCCGACGAGACGCAACTCAGACAGCTCTTCGAGAACCTCCTGCGCAACGCCGTCGAACACGGCGGCGACGCGGTGCGCGTCGGGACGCTGGAGGACGCCGACGGGTTCTACGTCGAGGACGACGGCCCGGGAATCCCGCCCGACAAACGCGGAGACGTCTTCGAGTACGGCTACTCGACGACCCAGGGCGGCACCGGGTTCGGCCTCTCGATCGCGAAGCAGTGCGTGGAGGCCCACGGCTGGGAGATCCGGGTGACCGACGGCGCCGAGGGTGGTGCGCGCTTCGAGATCACCGGCGTCGATATCGGCGACGCGGAGTGACTCCGGGTACCGCGTCGACCCGCCTCACCTGATCTTTCGAACGTCGCTGATGTCGAACCCGCCCTCGTGGATCTCCGTCTCGAAGCGGACGATGTTCTCGCGTTCGATCTGCGAGAGGACGCCGCGGAACTCCTGGACGACCATCGTCCGCGCGCGCTTGGAACCGCCGGACTCCCACTCGAACTGTAACGTCCCGTCGGCGGCGTCCATCAGGTGACCGAGTTCGGTCCGTTCGAGTGTCTCGCGGCTGGCGTACGCCAGAACGAGGCCGTCCCAGCGGTGTGCGGCCTTCCCGAGGCCGCGGATCAGCATCGCGATGTCGTTCCACGTCATCTCGTCGGAGACGGCGGCCACCAGATCCGTGATCGAGTCGATGACGACGAGGTTCTCCGCCGCGTGCGCGTTGAGGTACTGCCCGAGCGCCGTGAGAACCTCCGAGCGCTCCTCGCGGCCGCCGAGGTCCTGCAGCCTCGTCGTCTCGCCGAGGTACCACTCCCGGGGGACAGGACTCAACTGGAAGTACTCGGGGGAGAAATCGCGGACGGCGATCCGGTCTGCGGCCTCGCTCACGAGGTCGTCGTCGAGCACGTACGCCATCTCCCGTCGGAGGTTGTCCTCGTCGTCGGTGAACGAGAGGTAGTGCACCTCCGGGGGCAGCGCGGCGTTCTCGTGGAGGTCGCCGTAGTGCAACTCGAACAGCTCTCTGTCGCCGCGGGCGACGGCGTTCATCGTCGCGCTCGTGTACATGAACTCCCGCGCGCCGGCGCCCGGCTCGCCGACCAGAAGCACGACCGACCCCGACGGCGCGCCGCCGCCGATGACGCTGTCCAGGTGCGAGATTCCGAACGGGACCCGGTCCATAGGCGAACCTCACGGGCGTAGCCGTTAACCGTTTCGGGCACCGACGGCCGGCGTTCGAGCGATCCATCAGAACCTACGGGAGCGGACAGAGGCTGGCCGTGAAGACCGCGACGTTCCCCGACTCGTTCTGCGCTCCGTGGACGGCGCCGCGGTCGTGACGGACGACGCTCGGCGCGTCGACCGTCTCGCTCTCGCCGTCGCGAACGACGGTCACGGACCCCTCCAGCACGTGGAACACGTTCGTGCTCTCTGCGTGTTCGTGGGGCTCCAGTTCCGCTCCCGGACCGAGCGCGAACGCCTTCACGAGCACGTCGTCGGTCACGACGAGTTCCGCGGTCTGGACCTCGCCGTCGGCTGGATCGAGCGTCTCGCGAACGTCGTCGTACAGGTCGAGTGCCATACCGGCACCGTGTGGGGGAACCGCCTATAGGCTGTCGGTCGTGCGGCCTTCGGCTGTCGGTCGTGCGGCCGTCACTCCCGGGCGTACTCCGACGCGGTCCGGATCTCGAAGCGCGCGCCGCCCGAGTCGGCCTCCGTCGCTCGGATCTCCCACTCGTGGGCCTCGACGATCTCCGAGACGATGGCGAGGCCGAACCCGGTGCCGTCCTCCGAGGTCGTATAGCCCGCCTCGAAGATCCCTTCGCGGTCCGCTTCGGGAATCCCCGCGCCGTCGTCCTCGACGTAGAACCCGTCGGCGTCCGCCAGGGGGCCCACGCTCACGACGACGTCGTCGCCGCCGTGTTCGATCGCGTTTCGGAACAGGTTCTCGAACAGCTGCTGGAGGCGCTCGGGATCCGCCGAGACGGTCACGTCGACGTCGTCGTCTACCGAGAGCGACGCCTGCCCGCCGGCGATCATCCCCCACGACCGCCTCGCGAGCGCGGCGAGGTCGACGCGTTCGGTCTCGTCGATCGAGACGCCCTCTCTGGCGAGCGTCAGCATCTCCCCGATGAGTTGCTCCATCCGCTCGTGGGCCCGGACGACCGGCTCCAGGTGTTCTGTGTCCCCGCCCTCGATCGCGAGTTCGGTCCGGCCCTTCGCGACCTGCAGCGGGTTCCGGAGGTCGTGGGAGACGATGCTTGCGAACTGTTCGAGCTTCTCGTTTTTCGTCTCCAGCTCCTGGCGGTACTGCTCGCGGTGCGTCACGTCCGAGAGGACGATCGACTTCCCCGTCTGTGCGCCCCCCGTCGTGAACGGGTTCGAGGAGACGTTGTAGTATCGGGTCGTCTCGCCGCCGTCGATTTCGAGGACCGACCCCTGCTCGTCGAGCGCGTCCGCGAGCCGCGGAACGACTTCCGCGAGCGGCTCGTCCAGCGAGTCGCCGAGCGACGGGAACAGCTCCTCCGCGCGTCTGTTGTAGTCTCGCACCTTGCCGCCCCCGTCGACGACCACGATCGGATCGTCGGTCTCGCCCGCGACGCGGACGAACTGGAACCGATCGAAGTACAGCGAGAAGACGCCGACGGCGAAGGCGGCAACGCCGATCGAGGAGTACGTGATGTCGAGGACGGCCGGCGACACCGCGCCCGCGACGTCGAGGACCACCGGGATGCCGGTCAATCCGATGAGGACGAAGAGCGGGCGGGTGTCGGAGTTGACACGAACGAACAGCTCGAAGAGCATGAAGAAGCCGACGAACGCGAGCGAGTACGCCAGCCCCATCGCGATCCAGTGGAACGGGCGGTGGTTGATCTCGAGGTAGGCGAAGGGAGTGACAGCCGACTCGGCGACGAAGTACCA is drawn from Halobellus limi and contains these coding sequences:
- a CDS encoding sensor histidine kinase, translating into MLSLSSSSALYGAYVFAFAAAAIACLAMLPRTRHIEHEDTRRGLFWLLVTSGGWAAAHVGYLTMPTAGLRYTFYVIGLVVGIASVGPWLYFCAAYTGRSVHRDPAVRRAFLFVFLVIVAVKVTNPVHNWYFVAESAVTPFAYLEINHRPFHWIAMGLAYSLAFVGFFMLFELFVRVNSDTRPLFVLIGLTGIPVVLDVAGAVSPAVLDITYSSIGVAAFAVGVFSLYFDRFQFVRVAGETDDPIVVVDGGGKVRDYNRRAEELFPSLGDSLDEPLAEVVPRLADALDEQGSVLEIDGGETTRYYNVSSNPFTTGGAQTGKSIVLSDVTHREQYRQELETKNEKLEQFASIVSHDLRNPLQVAKGRTELAIEGGDTEHLEPVVRAHERMEQLIGEMLTLAREGVSIDETERVDLAALARRSWGMIAGGQASLSVDDDVDVTVSADPERLQQLFENLFRNAIEHGGDDVVVSVGPLADADGFYVEDDGAGIPEADREGIFEAGYTTSEDGTGFGLAIVSEIVEAHEWEIRATEADSGGARFEIRTASEYARE
- a CDS encoding cupin domain-containing protein, yielding MALDLYDDVRETLDPADGEVQTAELVVTDDVLVKAFALGPGAELEPHEHAESTNVFHVLEGSVTVVRDGESETVDAPSVVRHDRGAVHGAQNESGNVAVFTASLCPLP
- a CDS encoding RAD55 family ATPase, encoding MDRVPFGISHLDSVIGGGAPSGSVVLLVGEPGAGAREFMYTSATMNAVARGDRELFELHYGDLHENAALPPEVHYLSFTDDEDNLRREMAYVLDDDLVSEAADRIAVRDFSPEYFQLSPVPREWYLGETTRLQDLGGREERSEVLTALGQYLNAHAAENLVVIDSITDLVAAVSDEMTWNDIAMLIRGLGKAAHRWDGLVLAYASRETLERTELGHLMDAADGTLQFEWESGGSKRARTMVVQEFRGVLSQIERENIVRFETEIHEGGFDISDVRKIR
- a CDS encoding ATP-binding protein, giving the protein MLAEDADRDVLRVNERFLELFGIPAEPEDVIGDDCEAFAARVSDLFVDPDGFVSRIDELIEGGEPVWNDELVLEDGRAFERNYRPIELPDGGGHLWVYYDVTEREERERRLEALNETARELMAAETCEEVAEIGVDAAKTIIGLDANVVNLYREGEGLVPVAATETARDLVGELPTFAAGEGIAWRVFESGEAKSIDDVQSDPDVYNPETPIRSEMYVPLGEYGILIAGSPTRDAFDDEDVVLSEILGINIVTALEQVQRNERIRERERELTRQNARLEEFASVVSHDLRNPLNVASGRLDLAREECDSEQLEYVADAHDRMGELIDDLLTLARERDTDIEPTPIALDSFVRACWRNVDTGDAEFTLDVEGAISADETQLRQLFENLLRNAVEHGGDAVRVGTLEDADGFYVEDDGPGIPPDKRGDVFEYGYSTTQGGTGFGLSIAKQCVEAHGWEIRVTDGAEGGARFEITGVDIGDAE